The following are encoded together in the Corticium candelabrum chromosome 1, ooCorCand1.1, whole genome shotgun sequence genome:
- the LOC134197258 gene encoding polyadenylate-binding protein-interacting protein 2B-like yields the protein MSAETTETETTTSEKTSPKATTSETTAIDKKIGNEFEEFMWMENEDKVNLEFEQQILEEEIQELELEEMLEEEEDCIEGRHLTNAALMSSSPVVNGVTDKQDQPAESEKDGL from the coding sequence ATGAGTGCAGAGACGACAGAGACTGAAACAACCACTTCAGAGAAGACGAGCCCGAAGGCGACCACCTCGGAGACGACCGCCATTGACAAGAAGATCGGCAATGAATTTGAGGAATTTATGTGGATGGAAAACGAAGACAAAGTGAACTTGGAGTTCGAACAGCAGATATTAGAAGAAGAAATTCAGGAGCTGGAGCTGGAAGAGATGCtggaggaggaagaggactGTATTGAAGGACGCCACCTCACCAACGCCGCTCTGATGAGTAGCTCTCCAGTGGTGAATGGAGTGACCGACAAACAG